Below is a genomic region from Papilio machaon chromosome 19, ilPapMach1.1, whole genome shotgun sequence.
ATTAGTTGCTCGTCACTAAAaaggtatttataataatttaaattcatatttaacatAAGATAAATAATCTAACCTCAATTTGAGAcacaaaaagttattttacaattttactttaacaatGTGAATACTGTtaagaaataagttaaaatgttaatgcaTTGTCTAATTCATAATTTGGCAttcttttataacattgtagttaatttataaactaacaaaTGTGAACATTCATTgagataatttattaaatttcatagaaCTTACGTATTATTTGGCAATTGAATGTTAAAAGCCAATAACTGATTCCAAAAGGGATCATTTGGGCAGATAATTTCTGCAGAACAAAATCGGGCAAGCAGTTCATTTGAAGATATATCTGAATATCGGCTTATAGCCACTCCCATTgtttatctgaaataaaagaaaaacttagaggatttatagaaaaataaattgattctGAAGGTACAGGAAGTGGTCAAAATGTCAAAGCTGACTGTTTTTCTCATTGGATTTGATGGGTATTTCTTATCTGGTATTCTATTTTGATATCTTATTTAAGAATTTCGACAAATATCGTTGCTGTtggatatttaatttaaattgtggACTTCATCGGGCGCCGGTTTTTGTAGTTCcgaataaaaattgtacacaattttttaaattagaaaatatttatgctaTCGTAGTCATAAACATATCATGAAAATGGACCAGAGAATGTCTTGTGATACCAAATATTGCTAATTTGCAGTTAAATTCGGTAAATTAtcatgtataaatttttaagaaaagcaATGTAAAGGTATATATAGCACAGGTTCTGGCGATTTTCACATATGCTATCAAACTTACCGTTTATTTGCTATTGAGTTGGAATATATGAAacgataaaacaaattaattagattgtgttttttttcgttaatttGTTTGTCTTGGCCACGAAATCATTGTCGATTTGTCAGTTGTCAATCGATGTCAACCCATTGACAAATgattgtcaaataaaattaggcaGGGTTGCCACTTGCCAATCATAATTTTCATAACTGAAATAacttttgattgaaaattatcaTGATCCATCAAACGATTGAATGTTTAGTACGTACATTTTatctgaaattaataattttattctaactaATAACACTGTAAAACGCTACCATCCATTTCCTATACTGCTTATATTAATGCTTGATTATTGCcggtatttttaaaaaaccgcAAAGCCAAAGCCATGATGATAGTTTGACAGTACAGTTGGTGTCAATGTCAGttctaagttaaaaaaatgttttaacggaattgaaaatctaaaataaagtaattttttaaaacaatgccGCCTGATTCGTATCTTGTAGaggtacttcattatttaaatccaCATTTGATATGGATCGAAGTAATAGATCCGTCTGTTGCGCGAGGAGACAAATTTGTTTTCGAGCAAATCGGTATTTACGGAGTTCTGCCTGTGGAACTTACATTAGATGTAGAGGAAGAAGACCTCAAGACGCGAGTGTCGGATGAATGGTTACCGGCGGCGTCAGTCACAATAAAAAAGGCACTGGCTGAAGCAAAAGAAGTGAAGTTCTGTCCCACATACATTGACCGAAGGTTTGTATGTCAGtacaataaatcttttaataacgACCTCAGACTTTTAACATTATTGTATTGCATCCATATAGTTTTTTCAACTAGACTATAATATCTAGTTTATTTAGCTGTTTACTTAATGTTTGATCTCTAGTAAAAGTAAACCGAAGGTGGTGCTAATAAGCCTTAGTTTTGATTTGATATGAATTAAATAGGctctaaaaattttattcctactattaataatgtaatttcgTGTCTAAACCCACCAAAATAGAACATCAATATATATGGGTTGTTGTAGATGCAAAGActgaagaaagtatggatggcatatgtgaaagaggatatgcacaagaatgaaatttaaagatgCCTCCGTAGGGACAAGGGATGTTGATTTTATCAGCCTTTTTTGGTATTAGGTGAAGATTGCAgataatattgattattttattacacaaaatattcttttgtttccaATATATTACTCATATGAAAATATGGTGCGATTGCAAAAAATCCATTGCACAGtgcaaaaggttttatttcattatgaaACCTTTTGCTCAAACTATATTACAATGTAAGCTATTAATACATAggcaaatgttatttataaatcttagaTTTAATTATGTGTTTCAGATCTTCAATTTTTGATGACAACATTCATAAGTATGGTGAGTTATTGGTAAAAAAACGTGATAAAAAATGGAAGCCATTgtcaaagattttaataaaagcagGCATTGCAATCTACGACATGTGCCTTTTTCACCAACAATTAGGTTTGGGCAAATTAAACACAAGGCTCAAAAGCTCAGAATCTGAAGCAGTGATACAAgacattgaaaattattatttaaagaaaaatgtatccAAGAAAAATTGGAAAAAGTCAGTGGAAGAACAAACGGTAGTGAGCCATGCCACACTGGAATTAGAATCCGCATTAACTACAATGAATTTACAAAAGCACAATGATGTAATGCAACAATTGctacaaaataaactaaatgacTTTGAACTGTGCAAAGATATAGATGAAGAGCCATTGGGAAAGGGTTTCAAAGGTAAACAACAAAATGTTACCAGAGAAACAAAGACTAAAGAAGcattaaattcaaatcttGAAAACAATCTTAAAGCGACAACATTGAAGAAAAAACTTGAATTGATGACAAAGAAGAGTAATAGCCAAAAAATGGACaatggatttaaaaataatccaaaACAAATATTGGAAAATACGAAAAAGTTCTTAGAACTGAACGCTACTAAAAAtcttgaaagaaaattaaatcaagaaatatcatgtaaaaataataaagatctGGTAACTGaaacaaaaagttattataatgGTCTAACATTTATCAAAGGAAACCAAAATATTACAGGTAACTCTTTAAACTACTCATATTAATGCAAAAAatcgaaaattttattagaatttactttaatgactatttttttacaggATTAAAACTACCGAAACCAATCCCAAAAGAATATCCTGCAAATGAAAAAAGAGTATGTTATGGACCACCTGGTATTTTACCAACAAAATTATCAGTGAAAGTATTGGTTGAAAATGTTGAACCACCACTTGATTCATCCACTTGTGTTGATAATCAAGAGAAAACTGTAGAGAAGGAGGATATTTTTGCTAACATAGATTCAGGTTTAAATGtagaaataactaataaaaactcTCTGATgagtattaaacaaaatgttgaaataaatcaaaaatataccGATCCTGCAAGATTCAATAGGAGAGAAAGTACTTCAAGTAAAGGCAATGACAACCTTAATTTAACAGATAGGACTGATTCAGAAATTACAGTCAAATCTTCAAgtaaagttttacaaaaaaagttaatgttatatgaaaggaaaaaaacaaattttctaGACAGTTCTTTTACTTCATGTTCAGAAACATCAAATAAAGATTCATCTTCTTTGGAAGATGTTAAGgttagaaaaaaagaaaataaaaaagaaattcgaGATTCAGATGATGAAGAagttattagaaaaattaatgaagAGTACTCTATTCCTAATGTATGTAAAGAACTTAAATGCCAAAATACAAACGCAGATAATAACATATCTATGAAAAATTCTGTAAACCctttcaaaaatattgacCCGACAATATCTATATTTGTAGAAAAACTTGTAACTCCCGTATTAATGGTGCATACGAAAATGAACAAACGAATAGAACCTGTTTTCAATCTTCGAGATGTAAACTTCAATGCAAATATACAAATGGCTTTAAAAACTATGTCCATAGAAAGTCCTATGATGTTGCAAACAATATCTTGGTTTTGTATACTACGTGGTTACAGTACATTTATGATAAGTCCTGTAGGAAGTGGAAAAACAATGGGTTATTTGCCAGCTGTATGTCGTTTGGTATCTGATATAGACTCAGATGATACAGAAAGTGTAGGTCctaaaagtattataatatgtGCAACTGCTAGATCTGTAGGTAAAGTCGAAAAGATGTCGAAAATGTTCTTAAACGTCAACAATAAAGTGATCACATGTTTTGCAGGTGTTGATGATGCACTGATAACTACTTCTTTGTTGAATGGCTGTGACCTACTAATTTGTACACCATCGTATTTAGTACGGTTACTTCAGATTACTGACTTTGGGGTTGATTTACGTCGTCTTGCGACAGTTGTGCTCGATGATTGTGAAAGATTAGGAGAAGTTTACATCAATGAACTGAAATACATCATGTTGAGAATTAAAGAAACTCTTAAGAATCGGGCCAATAAAGAGCTAAGAGTACAATATATCGTAGCGTCACGCATTTGGTGTGATTTTATGGAACCAATAGTGAAGAAAGCTCCATACTCAATTGTCTGTATCGGTGCATTCCAGGAGTGCGTGCTATATTCAAAGGCGGGAATGTCCGTTAGTTTTGTTTATGATAATACTAAAATGCAAGCTGTTCATGATTTTCTTACCCAAATCGACGTTACTAAAAGAATTGTAATTGTTTGTGATACAgatgatgaaatatttttattaaaaaatgccctgaggaaatataaaaatccagtTTTCACTTGTGACAGTAGCATGACCATTCAAGATCTGTACAATTTGAGAATCACATGGGATGAATACGAGGAACCATTGTTGGGCCCAATTCTATTATGTTGCAATGACACTCTGGCTCATATGAACGTTACTGACGCCTACTATTTACTCATTTATTCTCTTCCACCATTGTTCTCTACGTTCTGTAGATGGTTTTCAGTTTTAAATGACAAATACCcatctatatttaaatctgaCAACGATattgtgaaaattaaaatattaattgaagaaaaaaatgtagaacAGTTGCCAAAaatgcttaattttattagacgATGCACTGATAATACATTTCCACAACACCTTAATGtaatatgcaaaaatattatggtTGAAAAAGATAAAGCCAAAGCCTCAAAATTAGTACCACTTTGCAATAATTTACTCGGTCTTGGCTATTGTCCTGATTATTGGAACTGTCACTTTAGACACAGTTTTGTGGAAGATGTTGATAACATGAAAGAATGGATGCCACTAACTGGCCaggttacatttaaaatcttGCATTATCACTCCGCGGTATGTTATTCAGCGAGATTACTTTCTAACACAGTGAAGGACTCAACCAAAAAGTATCCACAAACATACAGTACGCTTTCATTAAAAATGGGAATGTATTATAGTAAGGAATCTAACAAGAAACCACATGGTATACCAAAAATTGGTGACATCTGTGCGGTTTCTctgaaacaaaacttttttgcGAGGTGCCAAGTCATAAAGATTTTGAGCACTTATCAAAGAGGTAATCCTAATTCTGTACTAATCAAACTCTTAGATGAAGAGAAGATTGAAACTACAAGGGACATTTACTTGTATTATATACCTGAAGaactgaaaaaaatagaaacgcATGTTGTTCAAGTGAGACTGGCAAATATACAACCTAAAGATAAAGACGTGACGTATTCTGATCTTGCTAGAGATCAACTTAAAAGGATAACTGACAAAGATGAAGAGCTTTACATGCGAGGAGAAGTAGCCATGTCTATTGGAAATTGCGTTTTTGTAGATACATTAGAAGCTTGTCAGGACTTGGCGTCTATAAACCAAACTGTCGTGAAACATGATTTTAAATCTGACCTTCTAGAAAAACATGCCGTACCAAATATGGAACActtggacaaaattaaaaagctttgTGACGACAAATTtgaagttaaagttaaaacgCAAACTCGCAAATCTTTGGAGtcaaaaaaaacgaaaacgaTTGGCTCTTGGGCACATTTAGATAAAGACAACATGTCATTGGTCTTTTTCGGATGCGCTTTAAGTCCAAGTAAATTCTTCGTGCGTCTTCAAAAGTTTGAGTCGtgtttaaatatgttactGAAAGAAATACAGAAATTTGTCGCCGAAAATCCTAAACCATTGAGTCATGTCGAGGAGGGTGATATTGTGTTAGCTATGTTCCCAGACGACGAAACATTTGAAAGAGCTCGAATCGACAGTATCATTGAcaacaataaagtaaaatgtttcttCGTTGACCAAGGTGATTGGAGAGAGGTGTCTACTAAAAAAATGATAGCTATGAAAGAAGAATTCATATCCAAGTTGCCATTCCAAGCAATCGAATGTAGACTATTAGGCGTTACACCCGCCGGAGAGGAATGGACAGATTTCGCAACAAATTGGTTCTCCAATATATGTTTTGACGTCGACACTGATAATATGAAatctttatatgtaaaatgttttacaaaggAGAAGGCTGAATTTACTGGTGGCAATAAATATGGTATTGTGATGATCGATACTAACAGTGACGAcgatattgttataaatcaaGTATTGATTGATGTTAATTTGGCTAAAGAGAATAAaagtgaaatgaaatatttggACAAATGTGAAACGATCAATGTGAGTAAAAATTCTTCAAAAAGTGATCAACTGTCTGATTCAGAAGTAGAAGAAGTTGAGGATAATGAAAGTTTTCCAATGTGTAAGACGGGCAATGTAAAGGCAAACAATATGTCCACGTTAGACACTATTTTCAAACAACCAATAAGATCTGTACCTTTAGTAGGGTCCGATGATTCAGATGATTCAGATCGATGGCATATCAACATGGCTGAAGATTTCTTTAAACTTTTCAAACCTAATACAAAtgattctaaaataaaagatgttaAAAACCTTTCTGCAATTATGAATGGGACAGAAAAGGATGTGAACAATTCCGATGATAAGCCTGAAAATAGTTTACCAAAATTATCCCAAATCCAAAATAATACCAAAGAATTAGATTCCGATGATTACACGTCACCCGAATCATCTGATGTCTTAAATACACCAGATAAA
It encodes:
- the LOC106715207 gene encoding putative ATP-dependent RNA helicase TDRD12, with protein sequence MPPDSYLVEVLHYLNPHLIWIEVIDPSVARGDKFVFEQIGIYGVLPVELTLDVEEEDLKTRVSDEWLPAASVTIKKALAEAKEVKFCPTYIDRRSSIFDDNIHKYGELLVKKRDKKWKPLSKILIKAGIAIYDMCLFHQQLGLGKLNTRLKSSESEAVIQDIENYYLKKNVSKKNWKKSVEEQTVVSHATLELESALTTMNLQKHNDVMQQLLQNKLNDFELCKDIDEEPLGKGFKGKQQNVTRETKTKEALNSNLENNLKATTLKKKLELMTKKSNSQKMDNGFKNNPKQILENTKKFLELNATKNLERKLNQEISCKNNKDLVTETKSYYNGLTFIKGNQNITGLKLPKPIPKEYPANEKRVCYGPPGILPTKLSVKVLVENVEPPLDSSTCVDNQEKTVEKEDIFANIDSGLNVEITNKNSLMSIKQNVEINQKYTDPARFNRRESTSSKGNDNLNLTDRTDSEITVKSSSKVLQKKLMLYERKKTNFLDSSFTSCSETSNKDSSSLEDVKVRKKENKKEIRDSDDEEVIRKINEEYSIPNVCKELKCQNTNADNNISMKNSVNPFKNIDPTISIFVEKLVTPVLMVHTKMNKRIEPVFNLRDVNFNANIQMALKTMSIESPMMLQTISWFCILRGYSTFMISPVGSGKTMGYLPAVCRLVSDIDSDDTESVGPKSIIICATARSVGKVEKMSKMFLNVNNKVITCFAGVDDALITTSLLNGCDLLICTPSYLVRLLQITDFGVDLRRLATVVLDDCERLGEVYINELKYIMLRIKETLKNRANKELRVQYIVASRIWCDFMEPIVKKAPYSIVCIGAFQECVLYSKAGMSVSFVYDNTKMQAVHDFLTQIDVTKRIVIVCDTDDEIFLLKNALRKYKNPVFTCDSSMTIQDLYNLRITWDEYEEPLLGPILLCCNDTLAHMNVTDAYYLLIYSLPPLFSTFCRWFSVLNDKYPSIFKSDNDIVKIKILIEEKNVEQLPKMLNFIRRCTDNTFPQHLNVICKNIMVEKDKAKASKLVPLCNNLLGLGYCPDYWNCHFRHSFVEDVDNMKEWMPLTGQVTFKILHYHSAVCYSARLLSNTVKDSTKKYPQTYSTLSLKMGMYYSKESNKKPHGIPKIGDICAVSLKQNFFARCQVIKILSTYQRGNPNSVLIKLLDEEKIETTRDIYLYYIPEELKKIETHVVQVRLANIQPKDKDVTYSDLARDQLKRITDKDEELYMRGEVAMSIGNCVFVDTLEACQDLASINQTVVKHDFKSDLLEKHAVPNMEHLDKIKKLCDDKFEVKVKTQTRKSLESKKTKTIGSWAHLDKDNMSLVFFGCALSPSKFFVRLQKFESCLNMLLKEIQKFVAENPKPLSHVEEGDIVLAMFPDDETFERARIDSIIDNNKVKCFFVDQGDWREVSTKKMIAMKEEFISKLPFQAIECRLLGVTPAGEEWTDFATNWFSNICFDVDTDNMKSLYVKCFTKEKAEFTGGNKYGIVMIDTNSDDDIVINQVLIDVNLAKENKSEMKYLDKCETINVSKNSSKSDQLSDSEVEEVEDNESFPMCKTGNVKANNMSTLDTIFKQPIRSVPLVGSDDSDDSDRWHINMAEDFFKLFKPNTNDSKIKDVKNLSAIMNGTEKDVNNSDDKPENSLPKLSQIQNNTKELDSDDYTSPESSDVLNTPDKRVIKSLLVTDNMRKPKVIWRQNKKFVFIKVNLIGLQMYDVKIEGRAISFAANLNDVDYAFDIELYGAIDVVKSQHWNKGQYILMKLHKILNKNWLTLTKDGEIRKWIVYDVESIDVSSDEDIIEEHSKKAMLSAIQNIYNKQETESEDDDFDDDLNYGYTKK